Proteins from one Nicotiana tabacum cultivar K326 chromosome 23, ASM71507v2, whole genome shotgun sequence genomic window:
- the LOC107793913 gene encoding uncharacterized protein LOC107793913 isoform X2 yields MQREGDGRDNSNSSSSPFDRLRGVMSRIFGRKDPSDDPYATCSPENSSESSMLHHRTPPADSQPLARSNGPVIIELDTDDEGDVGREAEEDNCGVNGFGMSKEKDQTNAYNNANPLIEHPDGEPDDHNKSKSISKDVAHRLKAKKNEGAKAQTQNVSYRRVTYGGINGAYYTATTTRRTGSNGMVLEDSKQADLTTGQATHRISRGIHDKGHSLTRKLDSDGKVNSVQTLHNIEEDEIARFEQTWKGNADKHLPGWNNGFDLHANAGTSNHSLTNWNPGFGGGLRPNSNNQPEPSRGRPKKVIILKGGVSDLDTNEKIASSQNPTEVYEYLEHLEAESRGKSIVG; encoded by the exons ATGCAGAGAGAAGGAGATGGTAGAGACAATTCTAACTCCTCCAGTAGTCCGTTTGATAGACTTCGAGGCGTGATGTCCCGTATTTTTGGAAGAAAAGATCCATCTGATGACCCGTACGCGACTTGCTCACCTGAGAACTCGTCAGAGTCGTCCATGTTACATCATAGAACTCCACCAGCTGATTCACAGCCTCTTGCTAGATCAAATGGGCCGGTCATTATAGAGCTAGATACTGATGATGAGGGAGATGTAGGAAGAGAAGCAGAAGAGGATAATTGTGGTGTTAATGGTTTCGGAATGAGCAAAGAAAAAGATCAAACTAATGCTTATAATAACGCAAATCCACTCATTGAGCACCCTGATGGCGAACCTGATG ATCACAACAAGAGTAAAAGCATAAGCAAAGACGTGGCTCATAGGTTGAAAGCGAAGAAAAATGAAGGAGCAAAAGCCCAGACTCAGAATGTTAGCTATAGAAGAGTAACATATGGTGGGATAAATGGGGCATATTACACTGCCACTACCACGCGTAGGACGGGAAGCAATGGA ATGGTTTTAGAGGACAGCAAACAAGCAGATTTAACAACTGGTCAAGCAACACATAGAATCTCTAGGGGCATTCACGACAAG ggACACTCACTCACAAGGAAGCTTGATTCTGATGGCAAGGTGAACTCAGTGCAGACTTTGCATAATATAGAAGAAG ATGAAATAGCTAGATTTGAACAGACTTGGAAAGGGAATGCTGATAAGCATCTGCCCGGCTGGAACAATGGGTTTGATCTTCATGCAAATGCAG GAACAAGTAATCATTCGTTAACCAACTGGAATCCTGGGTTTGGAGGAGGTCTGAGACCAAATAGCAATAACCAGCCGGAGCCTTCACGTGGAAGACCAAAAAAG GTAATCATCCTGAAAGGTGGAGTTAGTGACCTAGATACTAATGAAAAAATCGCCTCAAGCCAAAACCCAACAGAAGTTTATGAAT atttggagcatttggaggccgagtctagAGGCAAGAGTATtgtggggtag
- the LOC107793913 gene encoding uncharacterized protein LOC107793913 isoform X3, producing MQREGDGRDNSNSSSSPFDRLRGVMSRIFGRKDPSDDPYATCSPENSSESSMLHHRTPPADSQPLARSNGPVIIELDTDDEGDVGREAEEDNCGVNGFGMSKEKDQTNAYNNANPLIEHPDGEPDDHNKSKSISKDVAHRLKAKKNEGAKAQTQNVSYRRVTYGGINGAYYTATTTRRTGSNGMVLEDSKQADLTTGQATHRISRGIHDKGHSLTRKLDSDGKVNSVQTLHNIEEDEIARFEQTWKGNADKHLPGWNNGFDLHANAGTSNHSLTNWNPGFGGGLRPNSNNQPEPSRGRPKKVIILKGGVSDLDTNEKIASSQNPTEVYEYPGVAGQGSGC from the exons ATGCAGAGAGAAGGAGATGGTAGAGACAATTCTAACTCCTCCAGTAGTCCGTTTGATAGACTTCGAGGCGTGATGTCCCGTATTTTTGGAAGAAAAGATCCATCTGATGACCCGTACGCGACTTGCTCACCTGAGAACTCGTCAGAGTCGTCCATGTTACATCATAGAACTCCACCAGCTGATTCACAGCCTCTTGCTAGATCAAATGGGCCGGTCATTATAGAGCTAGATACTGATGATGAGGGAGATGTAGGAAGAGAAGCAGAAGAGGATAATTGTGGTGTTAATGGTTTCGGAATGAGCAAAGAAAAAGATCAAACTAATGCTTATAATAACGCAAATCCACTCATTGAGCACCCTGATGGCGAACCTGATG ATCACAACAAGAGTAAAAGCATAAGCAAAGACGTGGCTCATAGGTTGAAAGCGAAGAAAAATGAAGGAGCAAAAGCCCAGACTCAGAATGTTAGCTATAGAAGAGTAACATATGGTGGGATAAATGGGGCATATTACACTGCCACTACCACGCGTAGGACGGGAAGCAATGGA ATGGTTTTAGAGGACAGCAAACAAGCAGATTTAACAACTGGTCAAGCAACACATAGAATCTCTAGGGGCATTCACGACAAG ggACACTCACTCACAAGGAAGCTTGATTCTGATGGCAAGGTGAACTCAGTGCAGACTTTGCATAATATAGAAGAAG ATGAAATAGCTAGATTTGAACAGACTTGGAAAGGGAATGCTGATAAGCATCTGCCCGGCTGGAACAATGGGTTTGATCTTCATGCAAATGCAG GAACAAGTAATCATTCGTTAACCAACTGGAATCCTGGGTTTGGAGGAGGTCTGAGACCAAATAGCAATAACCAGCCGGAGCCTTCACGTGGAAGACCAAAAAAG GTAATCATCCTGAAAGGTGGAGTTAGTGACCTAGATACTAATGAAAAAATCGCCTCAAGCCAAAACCCAACAGAAGTTTATGAAT atccaggtgtagctggacagggtagcggttgttga
- the LOC107793913 gene encoding uncharacterized protein LOC107793913 isoform X5 has translation MQREGDGRDNSNSSSSPFDRLRGVMSRIFGRKDPSDDPYATCSPENSSESSMLHHRTPPADSQPLARSNGPVIIELDTDDEGDVGREAEEDNCGVNGFGMSKEKDQTNAYNNANPLIEHPDGEPDDHNKSKSISKDVAHRLKAKKNEGAKAQTQNVSYRRVTYGGINGAYYTATTTRRTGSNGMVLEDSKQADLTTGQATHRISRGIHDKGHSLTRKLDSDGKVNSVQTLHNIEEDEIARFEQTWKGNADKHLPGWNNGFDLHANAGTSNHSLTNWNPGFGGGLRPNSNNQPEPSRGRPKKIQV, from the exons ATGCAGAGAGAAGGAGATGGTAGAGACAATTCTAACTCCTCCAGTAGTCCGTTTGATAGACTTCGAGGCGTGATGTCCCGTATTTTTGGAAGAAAAGATCCATCTGATGACCCGTACGCGACTTGCTCACCTGAGAACTCGTCAGAGTCGTCCATGTTACATCATAGAACTCCACCAGCTGATTCACAGCCTCTTGCTAGATCAAATGGGCCGGTCATTATAGAGCTAGATACTGATGATGAGGGAGATGTAGGAAGAGAAGCAGAAGAGGATAATTGTGGTGTTAATGGTTTCGGAATGAGCAAAGAAAAAGATCAAACTAATGCTTATAATAACGCAAATCCACTCATTGAGCACCCTGATGGCGAACCTGATG ATCACAACAAGAGTAAAAGCATAAGCAAAGACGTGGCTCATAGGTTGAAAGCGAAGAAAAATGAAGGAGCAAAAGCCCAGACTCAGAATGTTAGCTATAGAAGAGTAACATATGGTGGGATAAATGGGGCATATTACACTGCCACTACCACGCGTAGGACGGGAAGCAATGGA ATGGTTTTAGAGGACAGCAAACAAGCAGATTTAACAACTGGTCAAGCAACACATAGAATCTCTAGGGGCATTCACGACAAG ggACACTCACTCACAAGGAAGCTTGATTCTGATGGCAAGGTGAACTCAGTGCAGACTTTGCATAATATAGAAGAAG ATGAAATAGCTAGATTTGAACAGACTTGGAAAGGGAATGCTGATAAGCATCTGCCCGGCTGGAACAATGGGTTTGATCTTCATGCAAATGCAG GAACAAGTAATCATTCGTTAACCAACTGGAATCCTGGGTTTGGAGGAGGTCTGAGACCAAATAGCAATAACCAGCCGGAGCCTTCACGTGGAAGACCAAAAAAG atccaggtgtag
- the LOC107793913 gene encoding uncharacterized protein LOC107793913 isoform X4, giving the protein MQREGDGRDNSNSSSSPFDRLRGVMSRIFGRKDPSDDPYATCSPENSSESSMLHHRTPPADSQPLARSNGPVIIELDTDDEGDVGREAEEDNCGVNGFGMSKEKDQTNAYNNANPLIEHPDGEPDDHNKSKSISKDVAHRLKAKKNEGAKAQTQNVSYRRVTYGGINGAYYTATTTRRTGSNGMVLEDSKQADLTTGQATHRISRGIHDKGHSLTRKLDSDGKVNSVQTLHNIEEDEIARFEQTWKGNADKHLPGWNNGFDLHANAGTSNHSLTNWNPGFGGGLRPNSNNQPEPSRGRPKKIWSIWRPSLEARVLWGRDLTGLRSRCSWTG; this is encoded by the exons ATGCAGAGAGAAGGAGATGGTAGAGACAATTCTAACTCCTCCAGTAGTCCGTTTGATAGACTTCGAGGCGTGATGTCCCGTATTTTTGGAAGAAAAGATCCATCTGATGACCCGTACGCGACTTGCTCACCTGAGAACTCGTCAGAGTCGTCCATGTTACATCATAGAACTCCACCAGCTGATTCACAGCCTCTTGCTAGATCAAATGGGCCGGTCATTATAGAGCTAGATACTGATGATGAGGGAGATGTAGGAAGAGAAGCAGAAGAGGATAATTGTGGTGTTAATGGTTTCGGAATGAGCAAAGAAAAAGATCAAACTAATGCTTATAATAACGCAAATCCACTCATTGAGCACCCTGATGGCGAACCTGATG ATCACAACAAGAGTAAAAGCATAAGCAAAGACGTGGCTCATAGGTTGAAAGCGAAGAAAAATGAAGGAGCAAAAGCCCAGACTCAGAATGTTAGCTATAGAAGAGTAACATATGGTGGGATAAATGGGGCATATTACACTGCCACTACCACGCGTAGGACGGGAAGCAATGGA ATGGTTTTAGAGGACAGCAAACAAGCAGATTTAACAACTGGTCAAGCAACACATAGAATCTCTAGGGGCATTCACGACAAG ggACACTCACTCACAAGGAAGCTTGATTCTGATGGCAAGGTGAACTCAGTGCAGACTTTGCATAATATAGAAGAAG ATGAAATAGCTAGATTTGAACAGACTTGGAAAGGGAATGCTGATAAGCATCTGCCCGGCTGGAACAATGGGTTTGATCTTCATGCAAATGCAG GAACAAGTAATCATTCGTTAACCAACTGGAATCCTGGGTTTGGAGGAGGTCTGAGACCAAATAGCAATAACCAGCCGGAGCCTTCACGTGGAAGACCAAAAAAG atttggagcatttggaggccgagtctagAGGCAAGAGTATtgtggggtagagatttgaccggtttgag atccaggtgtagctggacagggtag
- the LOC107793913 gene encoding uncharacterized protein LOC107793913 isoform X1, with the protein MQREGDGRDNSNSSSSPFDRLRGVMSRIFGRKDPSDDPYATCSPENSSESSMLHHRTPPADSQPLARSNGPVIIELDTDDEGDVGREAEEDNCGVNGFGMSKEKDQTNAYNNANPLIEHPDGEPDDHNKSKSISKDVAHRLKAKKNEGAKAQTQNVSYRRVTYGGINGAYYTATTTRRTGSNGMVLEDSKQADLTTGQATHRISRGIHDKGHSLTRKLDSDGKVNSVQTLHNIEEDEIARFEQTWKGNADKHLPGWNNGFDLHANAGTSNHSLTNWNPGFGGGLRPNSNNQPEPSRGRPKKVIILKGGVSDLDTNEKIASSQNPTEVYECNNERILLFSLFLFSFCFNKRNLHT; encoded by the exons ATGCAGAGAGAAGGAGATGGTAGAGACAATTCTAACTCCTCCAGTAGTCCGTTTGATAGACTTCGAGGCGTGATGTCCCGTATTTTTGGAAGAAAAGATCCATCTGATGACCCGTACGCGACTTGCTCACCTGAGAACTCGTCAGAGTCGTCCATGTTACATCATAGAACTCCACCAGCTGATTCACAGCCTCTTGCTAGATCAAATGGGCCGGTCATTATAGAGCTAGATACTGATGATGAGGGAGATGTAGGAAGAGAAGCAGAAGAGGATAATTGTGGTGTTAATGGTTTCGGAATGAGCAAAGAAAAAGATCAAACTAATGCTTATAATAACGCAAATCCACTCATTGAGCACCCTGATGGCGAACCTGATG ATCACAACAAGAGTAAAAGCATAAGCAAAGACGTGGCTCATAGGTTGAAAGCGAAGAAAAATGAAGGAGCAAAAGCCCAGACTCAGAATGTTAGCTATAGAAGAGTAACATATGGTGGGATAAATGGGGCATATTACACTGCCACTACCACGCGTAGGACGGGAAGCAATGGA ATGGTTTTAGAGGACAGCAAACAAGCAGATTTAACAACTGGTCAAGCAACACATAGAATCTCTAGGGGCATTCACGACAAG ggACACTCACTCACAAGGAAGCTTGATTCTGATGGCAAGGTGAACTCAGTGCAGACTTTGCATAATATAGAAGAAG ATGAAATAGCTAGATTTGAACAGACTTGGAAAGGGAATGCTGATAAGCATCTGCCCGGCTGGAACAATGGGTTTGATCTTCATGCAAATGCAG GAACAAGTAATCATTCGTTAACCAACTGGAATCCTGGGTTTGGAGGAGGTCTGAGACCAAATAGCAATAACCAGCCGGAGCCTTCACGTGGAAGACCAAAAAAG GTAATCATCCTGAAAGGTGGAGTTAGTGACCTAGATACTAATGAAAAAATCGCCTCAAGCCAAAACCCAACAGAAGTTTATGAATGTAATAACGAACGAAtacttcttttttctctttttctgttttctttttgttttaacaAAAGAAATCTCCATACTTAA